Proteins encoded in a region of the Neoarius graeffei isolate fNeoGra1 chromosome 3, fNeoGra1.pri, whole genome shotgun sequence genome:
- the itpa gene encoding inosine triphosphate pyrophosphatase codes for MAVPAGRSVVFVTGNAKKLEEVVQILGDKFPYQLISKKIDLPEYQGEPDEISVQKCKEAARQVDGPVIVEDTCLCFKALGGLPGPYIKWFLDKLKPEGLYKLLAGFEDKSAWALCTFAFSPGKEKPVQLFRGMTEGRIVEPRGPRDFGWDPCFQPDGFDKTYAELPKEVKNSISHRYRALAAMSEHFSKLNDAPETKRAKHCN; via the exons ATGGCAGTACCGGCTGGAAGATCCGTGGTGTTTGTAACTGGAAATGCGAAAAAATTAGAAGAG GTTGTTCAAATCCTCGGTGACAAATTCCCCTACCAACTTATTTCGAAGAAGATTGATT TGCCTGAATACCAAGGAGAACCTGATGAGATCTCTGTACAGAAGTGTAAAGAGGCAGCAAGACAG GTAGACGGGCCGGTGATCGTAGAGGACACGTGCTTGTGTTTCAAGGCACTCGGAGGTCTACCAGGGCCGTACAT AAAATGGTTTCTGGATAAACTGAAGCCAGAGG GATTGTACAAGCTTTTAGCAGGTTTTGAAGATAAATCAGCCTGGGCTCTATGCACGTTCGCTTTTTCTCCTGGCAAAGAAAAACCTGTTCAACTCTTCAGAGGAATGACTGAA GGCAGGATTGTAGAGCCCAGAGGCCCCAGAGACTTTGGATGGGATCCCTGTTTCCAGCCTGATGGCTTTGATAAAAC TTATGCAGAGCTCCCTAAAGAAGTGAAGAACAGCATCTCTCACCGGTACCGTGCCCTGGCAGCCATGTCGGAACACTTCTCCAAACTGAACGATGCCCCAGAGACCAAACGTGCCAAACACTGCAACTAA